A single genomic interval of Anolis carolinensis isolate JA03-04 chromosome X, rAnoCar3.1.pri, whole genome shotgun sequence harbors:
- the p2rx6 gene encoding P2X purinoceptor 6 isoform X2 has translation MEETCSAFLDYKTEKFVLTRNRKVGLLHRLLQLGILAYTFGWVLLFQKGYQEKDTDPHFSVITKLKGVSAIRVQGLGERLWDVADYVKPPQGESVFFLATNFITTPNQTQGLCPEHPSIPDGNCQRDSDCSAREPVVNGNGIKTGKCLRWNDTGGTCEIYGWCPVENKTLPRKPHLIEAGNFTLFIKNTVNFAKFNFSRTNVLKTTDGAYFKHCRYDALESPFCPVFRIRDMVESAGASFEELALKGAAVGLRIDWDCDADRAPSQCHPGYSFNLLDKGFNFRTASYYRAPLSPPSRSLLKLYGIRFDISVRGQAGKFSIVPTVVNVGTGAAFLGVATVVCDLVLLYLDAKADFYRSEKYEEAKPPKDKNDQAAS, from the exons ATGGAGGAGACCTGCTCGGCCTTCCTGGACTACAAAACGGAGAAGTTTGTCCTCACCAGGAACCGCAAAGTGGGCCTTTTGCACCGCCTGCTCCAGCTGGGCATCCTGGCCTACACATTCGG ATGGGTGCTCCTCTTCCAGAAGGGCTACCAGGAAAAGGATACAGACCCGCACTTCTCGGTGATCACCAAACTGAAAGGGGTTTCGGCCATTCGGGTCCAAGGGCTCGGAGAGCGGCTGTGGGACGTGGCGGATTACGTGAAGCCCCCTCAG GGAGAAAGTGTCTTCTTCTTGGCCACCAATTTCATTACGACACCGAATCAGACGCAGGGGTTGTGCCCGGAG CATCCCTCGATCCCGGATGGAAACTGCCAACGAGATTCGGATTGTTCGGCCCGAGAGCCAGTAGTCAATGGGAACG GGATCAAAACAGGGAAGTGTCTCCGTTGGAATGATACCGGCGGCACCTGCGAGATCTACGGCTGGTGTCCGGTGGAAAACAAGACCCTTCCCAGGAAGCCGCACTTGATCGAGGCTGGAAATTTCACTCTGTTTATTAAAAACACCGTCAACTTTGCCAAGTTCAACTTCTCCAG GACCAATGTTTTGAAGACAACGGATGGTGCCTACTTCAAGCACTGCCGCTACGACGCTCTGGAGAGCCCTTTCTGCCCCGTTTTCCGCATTCGCGACATGGTGGAGTCGGCCGGCGCCAGCTTTGAGGAGCTGGCCCTCAAG GGGGCAGCCGTCGGTTTGCGCATCGACTGGGACTGCGACGCCGACCGAGCCCCATCGCAATGCCATCCTGGCTATTCCTTCAACCTTCTGGACAAAGGATTCAACTTCAG GACGGCCTCCTATTACCGGGCCCCGCTGTCTCCTCCCTCCCGGAGCCTGCTGAAACTCTACGGCATCCGCTTTGACATTTCGGTCCGGGGTCAG GCTGGGAAGTTCAGCATCGTCCCCACTGTGGTCAACGTGGGCACCGGGGCAGCATTCCTCGGGGTT GCCACGGTCGTCTGTGATCTGGTCCTCTTGTACCTCGACGCCAAAGCTGACTTCTATCGGAGCGAGAAATACGAAGAG GCAAAGCCACCGAAAGACAAAAATGACCAGGCGGCTTCGTAG
- the LOC100555365 gene encoding transmembrane protein 17B, whose protein sequence is MALQTPLPPNLRRGLTTFSGSLFVNNKTGDAGAAQVYHPGHAVLSSLPLQMMLYFNAFYFPFWCLSEGIMLQLKFSLLPAYNQFLLLSAYLTITLAEVLRLYLGYIGNLQEKVPELAGFLLLSLMIEVPTVLFILADMYTLRLPLETAVNLLLLLFLVAEIAAAFRALKHMSKQLAMQFYLKQFEEGVGQTPGDGHKGQWVWGS, encoded by the exons ATGGCGCTCCAGACGCCCCTTCCTCCCAACCTCCGCCGAGGCCTGACCACCTTCAGCGGCTCCCTCTTTGTCAACAACAAGACGGGTGACGCCGGGGCAGCCCAGGTCTATCACCCAG GCCACGCCGTGCTCTCCAGCTTGCCCTTGCAAATGATGCTCTACTTCAACGCCTTCTATTTCCCCTTCTGGTGCCTCTCGGAAGGGATCATGCTCCAACTCAAG TTCAGCTTGCTGCCGGCATACAACCAGTTTCTGCTTCTCTCCGCATACCTGACGATCACGCTTGCGGAAGTCTTGCGCCTCTACCTCGGATACATTGGGAATTTGCAAGAAAAG GTCCCTGAACTGGCCGGCTTCCTCCTCCTGTCCTTGATGATCGAGGTGCCCACCGTGCTGTTCATCCTGGCGGACATGTACACCCTGCGCCTGCCCCTGGAGACGGCGGTGAAcctgctcctgctcctcttccttgTCGCCGAGATCGCTGCCGCCTTCCGGGCCCTCAAGCACATGAGCAAGCAGCTGGCCATGCAGTTCTACCTCAAGCAGTTTGAAGAAGGAGTTGGACAAACCCCTGGCGATGGGCACAAGGGGCAGTGGGTTTGGGGCTCCTGA